A stretch of Methanocalculus natronophilus DNA encodes these proteins:
- a CDS encoding small multi-drug export protein: MYEHLALSATAFLMGFLPVFEIYLAIPVTMALGLDGFSAVLWSCIGNFLAIPFVIVFYDALNSREWWSRYLMKLTSSKWSVRMKQHGCLFILIATPLIGSWAVGVLGKVIGMEKPGLLVSSGGSIIAYGILIGVLTQFGIDIL, encoded by the coding sequence ATGTATGAACACCTTGCACTTTCGGCAACGGCATTTCTGATGGGATTTCTCCCTGTTTTTGAGATTTATCTTGCAATCCCTGTTACAATGGCACTTGGGCTTGATGGTTTCTCCGCAGTGCTCTGGTCATGCATCGGAAACTTTCTGGCAATACCGTTTGTTATCGTCTTCTATGATGCCCTCAACAGTAGGGAATGGTGGAGCAGGTACCTCATGAAACTGACATCGTCAAAGTGGAGTGTCAGAATGAAGCAGCACGGCTGCCTCTTTATCCTCATTGCAACCCCGCTTATCGGATCATGGGCAGTCGGGGTGCTTGGGAAAGTGATAGGGATGGAGAAGCCAGGGCTCCTTGTATCGTCAGGAGGCAGTATCATCGCCTACGGGATTCTTATCGGGGTTCTTACGCAGTTTGGGATAGACATTTTGTAG
- a CDS encoding type II toxin-antitoxin system RelE family toxin, which translates to MEDNRGDRPGWVVFSGSDAGGLHLVYPHPPLIPARVEQQISRIPKQQISAVLDDLEGFADGLDYRRYDVRKIVDSSADLPRYRMRSGNYRVIFFLLHNRLVIEVLSIRKKKDGMKY; encoded by the coding sequence TTGGAAGATAATCGGGGTGATCGCCCCGGCTGGGTGGTCTTCAGTGGCTCTGATGCCGGGGGCCTCCATCTGGTGTACCCGCACCCTCCCCTGATCCCGGCCCGCGTGGAGCAGCAGATCTCACGGATTCCAAAACAGCAGATCTCCGCCGTCCTTGACGATCTGGAAGGTTTTGCCGATGGCCTTGATTACCGCCGGTATGATGTCCGGAAGATCGTTGATTCCTCAGCCGATCTTCCCCGGTACCGGATGCGATCCGGCAACTACCGCGTCATCTTCTTTCTTCTGCATAACCGGCTGGTGATCGAGGTGCTATCTATCCGGAAGAAGAAGGATGGAATGAAGTATTGA
- the nifB gene encoding nitrogenase cofactor biosynthesis protein NifB yields the protein MTDEGYQTAEVQGKEISYDPETLRRIRDHPCFSEKACHAFGRAHLAVAPKCNIQCNYCVRDFDCVNESRPGVASEVLSPEQGLERVKEVLEKFPYVKVIGIAGPGEPLANPETLETMRLIHENFPHLILCVSTNGLVLPDVIDELISYDVYNLTVTLNAIDPEIGAKIYSHVTYKGKKYEGVEGAEILLEQQLKGIRMAVERKMIVKINTVYIPGINDEHIPEIAKKVGAMGVFNYNIIPVIPQYKFADVTPPTPADKRAMHDRCAPYVKQMKHCQRCRADAVGKLGKDQQSCLSSGKGDGCS from the coding sequence ATGACGGATGAGGGTTATCAGACTGCTGAGGTTCAGGGAAAAGAGATCTCCTATGACCCGGAGACACTCCGGAGGATCAGGGATCACCCCTGCTTCTCGGAGAAGGCATGCCATGCGTTTGGAAGGGCGCATCTTGCTGTCGCTCCGAAATGTAATATCCAGTGCAACTACTGTGTCCGCGACTTCGATTGTGTGAACGAATCCCGTCCGGGCGTGGCAAGCGAGGTGCTGAGCCCGGAGCAGGGGCTTGAACGGGTGAAGGAGGTGCTTGAGAAGTTCCCATACGTGAAGGTGATTGGTATCGCCGGGCCGGGCGAGCCGCTTGCGAACCCGGAGACGCTTGAGACGATGCGGCTGATTCATGAGAACTTTCCCCACCTGATCCTCTGTGTCAGTACAAATGGCCTGGTGCTGCCGGATGTCATTGATGAGCTGATCAGCTATGATGTCTATAACCTGACTGTGACACTGAATGCCATTGATCCGGAGATTGGTGCAAAGATCTATTCGCATGTCACGTACAAAGGGAAGAAGTACGAGGGGGTTGAGGGGGCGGAGATCCTCCTTGAACAGCAGTTGAAAGGTATCCGGATGGCGGTTGAGCGGAAGATGATCGTCAAGATCAACACGGTCTATATTCCCGGCATCAATGACGAGCATATCCCTGAGATTGCAAAAAAGGTTGGTGCGATGGGTGTCTTCAACTACAACATCATCCCGGTGATTCCGCAGTATAAGTTTGCAGATGTCACTCCACCAACCCCGGCAGATAAGAGAGCTATGCATGACCGCTGTGCACCGTACGTGAAGCAGATGAAGCACTGCCAGCGGTGCCGGGCGGATGCTGTCGGGAAGCTTGGAAAGGATCAGCAGTCCTGCCTTTCAAGCGGAAAAGGAGATGGGTGTTCCTGA
- a CDS encoding PEGA domain-containing protein has product MIRLFFLSLGLLLLVLPGAASVSFTTTEPIDIALGDSVTLTGTAEHTTVLYLFMTGPDLYPTGVSLMDGSARADSGDTIRVPVNPDGSWEYAWHTQGISGKTGLKAGTYTLYASDTPGNVHTLARCTTCRYDTIIADIIIPQPKEPVSETGSIDIRVPAGTNPTIYLDGAPRGTAPALITGVPTGSRVLELRSAASYSWSAIVQVTEGTTVLTADPLPLPHSGSITITSSPPGIPILRNGAPTGKNTPAILTEVSTGKQIINLRKDGYHPWTRTITVYPGKTEVLVVSLVSSEPADTPEPSPPPAPVETGALRVTSVPAGAEVTLNNQLYGKTPFHATDLAPATYQVRISSPGYAPWSGTVTIAAGETLDISETLSPLPGPAPTSLSVFPALIALLVLFRAGRW; this is encoded by the coding sequence ATGATTCGTCTCTTCTTCCTCTCTCTTGGGCTGCTGCTTCTGGTTCTTCCCGGAGCAGCGAGTGTCTCATTCACAACCACAGAACCAATTGATATTGCTCTTGGTGATTCGGTCACGCTCACCGGCACAGCCGAGCACACCACGGTCCTCTACCTGTTTATGACCGGCCCCGATCTCTACCCAACCGGTGTATCCCTGATGGATGGCTCCGCTCGTGCCGATTCAGGAGACACAATCAGGGTGCCTGTGAACCCGGATGGAAGCTGGGAGTATGCCTGGCATACCCAGGGGATATCCGGAAAAACCGGCCTGAAAGCAGGCACCTATACGCTCTATGCCTCAGACACCCCCGGAAACGTCCATACACTGGCTCGCTGCACAACCTGCCGCTATGACACCATCATCGCTGACATCATCATCCCACAGCCCAAAGAGCCCGTTTCAGAAACAGGATCAATTGATATCCGGGTGCCTGCCGGAACGAATCCGACAATCTACCTTGATGGCGCACCACGGGGGACTGCTCCTGCTCTCATCACCGGTGTGCCAACCGGAAGCAGGGTTCTTGAACTCCGAAGTGCTGCCAGCTATTCGTGGTCAGCGATAGTCCAGGTGACTGAAGGAACAACCGTTCTTACTGCGGATCCCCTGCCGCTTCCACACTCCGGATCAATTACTATCACCTCCTCGCCTCCGGGCATTCCGATCCTGCGCAATGGTGCGCCAACCGGGAAAAACACTCCTGCTATCCTGACTGAGGTTTCGACTGGAAAACAGATCATCAATCTCAGGAAAGACGGCTATCACCCATGGACACGAACAATCACCGTATACCCTGGAAAAACCGAGGTGCTCGTTGTCAGTCTCGTCTCTTCAGAACCAGCAGATACTCCGGAACCATCACCTCCACCGGCACCGGTGGAGACAGGAGCTCTTCGGGTCACATCAGTTCCAGCCGGTGCTGAAGTGACGCTCAATAACCAGCTGTATGGCAAAACCCCATTCCATGCAACCGATCTCGCTCCTGCCACCTATCAGGTCCGGATCTCCAGTCCGGGATATGCTCCGTGGAGCGGGACTGTCACAATTGCTGCAGGCGAGACGCTGGATATCTCAGAAACCCTCTCCCCACTTCCAGGGCCTGCCCCGACTTCCCTCTCCGTCTTCCCGGCACTTATTGCCCTTCTTGTCCTCTTCAGGGCAGGAAGATGGTAA
- a CDS encoding tetratricopeptide repeat protein, with the protein MDFFGNILGKTDTAAPFIQKAEALLEKGKVEDAVKQCRRAVDIEPQNGDAWYLIGSGERVLGRYTQALEAFSKASAINPGDPANWIAMAGIYAHLGKFTEAVAHLERLPDSDASRRDIHLSKAEWLDALGRYEEAEATLAQVLRETPEDGVILTWRINLLMRMGKYAEAIPVIETALGAGYEPARMHAIQGRALEGTGDMTGALAAYRASVEINSDNPGAWYSRARIEEAKGDFAAAAASYGEVMRGVTDDTAAGTARAHCHFMAGQYEEAYSGFEKIITKNPEYEPAWYLLGVTSERLGRMKRAAECYDHILKNDSTNTNGWYRRGLAMMNLGRYKEALESFRRMQHPDGSKKVAWVASDGEMSLFGRSFEEAGPKDTAHIAPIEIETKNIALLTLQAQSLAGVGQYEDALRMINRLPPEEQKKTAIQLIAAEAEAALGNYQAALQILSTLFKTNGEMSEARRLYADVLMKSRRYLEAADAFGALLENEPEDVSSLRGRAEALMRLGSYEACSADLTKLIEIAPKDWHAVALKTELILITGDADGSLALFETLPERLRKNPSLRMIRALALDASGRVEEALQAGKEILAEDPDNTGILLHIAQLAYRMGDFALAADSVTSLQEKSTGADGISLWQAELLSARGCYEDAAEAFTDALSRNERSPSALIGRADAYRRLGRFDPALEDITRVLSIDPKYLHLNAVAGSILMQRARYPEAAEAFRKAGGDLQLALAGEALLRSGRFEDGLSHLEDYLRSHADDAIPAYFAGIASEHMGRYGEAIRYYQNVSETIPDALFRLGSLQNATGRNQDAEETLARFCEKYPDDIGAWYTRASVLAHLGMDEPAGDALQEAMNHGAESPGLLVAMEGILTRLGRFEDAADLCRTITEQHPGMTMIYRRLGELLMLLGQYDDAAGAYRKAIAEHPDDPVLVLAAAKAFLSAESPKDALDILKAAGEKHSDDARIWAAMGDALTADGEYSQAVKAYDRAIQEDEIPATIHRSRATALTLSGKWKEACDALSTYLIREEHDLGTWLELGRLAESVGDLKLAEKAYRKAAGVPGSAFANARVLSLLGDDERALQQMTDLLGEEPDNVDYLRFSSALLLKLGRFEEAIDSYSRALHMRKADHALARGYASALESAGRYHEAVEVYTKLKEEEPEAKSTMYAIGSLYAHIGRYREAARQFDELIDHYPDDVAAIVNRASAAALLGKYDDALDYYEKALSIDSKNGPLWSARGAVLMALARYNDALKSYDRAIDLSQNEVNALYCKGLILNYVGKKEQAMACFDQITETEPDYALAWYQKSRIYDSIGERQEAMECLGKALAIDPDI; encoded by the coding sequence ATGGACTTCTTTGGAAATATTCTAGGAAAAACCGATACTGCCGCACCCTTCATCCAGAAAGCAGAAGCGCTCCTTGAAAAAGGAAAAGTCGAGGATGCGGTGAAGCAGTGCAGGCGGGCCGTTGATATCGAACCGCAGAACGGTGATGCCTGGTATCTCATCGGATCGGGAGAACGGGTCCTTGGACGGTATACCCAGGCGCTTGAGGCGTTCTCAAAAGCATCCGCTATCAACCCTGGAGACCCCGCCAACTGGATCGCAATGGCAGGCATCTATGCCCATCTCGGAAAGTTTACCGAAGCAGTTGCCCATCTCGAACGCCTCCCCGACTCTGATGCCTCACGGCGTGATATTCACCTGAGTAAAGCTGAATGGCTGGATGCACTTGGCAGGTACGAGGAAGCAGAAGCCACCCTCGCCCAGGTGCTCCGGGAGACACCCGAAGACGGGGTGATCCTGACCTGGCGGATCAACCTCCTGATGCGGATGGGAAAATATGCTGAAGCGATTCCCGTGATAGAAACCGCCCTTGGAGCCGGGTATGAACCGGCCCGGATGCATGCGATACAAGGCCGTGCACTTGAGGGAACAGGTGATATGACCGGCGCCCTTGCCGCGTACCGGGCATCTGTTGAGATCAACTCCGATAACCCCGGCGCATGGTATTCCCGGGCACGGATCGAGGAGGCAAAAGGCGACTTTGCTGCTGCTGCTGCATCCTATGGCGAGGTGATGCGCGGCGTCACCGACGACACCGCAGCAGGAACTGCCCGTGCCCACTGCCACTTCATGGCAGGCCAGTATGAAGAGGCATATAGTGGTTTTGAGAAGATCATCACGAAAAACCCTGAGTATGAACCGGCATGGTACCTGCTTGGCGTCACCAGCGAGCGGCTTGGCAGAATGAAACGGGCTGCAGAATGCTATGATCATATCCTGAAGAACGACTCGACCAATACAAACGGCTGGTACAGGCGTGGCCTTGCCATGATGAATCTCGGCCGCTACAAGGAGGCACTTGAGAGTTTCAGGAGGATGCAGCATCCGGATGGATCCAAAAAGGTTGCATGGGTTGCAAGTGACGGTGAGATGAGCCTCTTCGGCCGCTCATTTGAAGAAGCGGGTCCAAAAGATACTGCCCATATCGCCCCTATCGAGATCGAAACCAAAAATATTGCCCTGCTCACCCTCCAGGCACAGTCTCTTGCCGGTGTCGGCCAGTATGAAGACGCACTCAGGATGATCAACCGCCTGCCACCGGAAGAGCAGAAGAAGACCGCAATCCAGCTGATCGCAGCAGAAGCCGAGGCAGCGCTTGGCAACTACCAGGCAGCGCTTCAGATCCTCTCCACGCTCTTCAAAACAAACGGGGAGATGTCCGAGGCACGGCGTCTCTATGCCGATGTCCTGATGAAGTCACGGAGGTATCTTGAGGCAGCAGATGCATTTGGTGCACTTCTTGAGAATGAACCAGAAGATGTCAGCTCGCTCCGCGGCAGGGCAGAAGCACTGATGCGACTTGGATCCTATGAAGCCTGTTCCGCAGATCTCACAAAACTGATTGAGATTGCCCCAAAAGACTGGCATGCAGTCGCACTCAAGACAGAACTCATCCTGATCACAGGCGATGCAGACGGATCTCTTGCACTCTTTGAGACACTCCCTGAGCGGCTGAGGAAGAACCCGTCACTCCGGATGATCCGGGCACTGGCACTGGATGCATCCGGGCGTGTGGAAGAAGCACTTCAGGCTGGAAAAGAGATACTGGCTGAAGACCCGGACAATACCGGAATTCTTCTGCATATCGCCCAGCTGGCATACCGGATGGGTGACTTTGCACTCGCAGCAGACTCTGTGACGTCCCTCCAGGAGAAGAGTACTGGTGCAGATGGCATCTCGCTCTGGCAGGCGGAGCTTCTCTCTGCACGCGGCTGTTATGAAGATGCAGCTGAAGCCTTTACCGACGCTCTCTCCAGAAATGAACGGAGTCCGTCTGCATTGATTGGGAGGGCAGATGCCTACCGGCGTCTCGGCAGGTTCGACCCGGCACTTGAGGATATAACCCGGGTGCTCTCAATCGATCCCAAATATCTCCATCTCAATGCAGTTGCAGGCAGCATCCTGATGCAGCGTGCCCGGTATCCGGAAGCAGCTGAAGCATTCCGGAAAGCCGGAGGTGATCTCCAGCTTGCCCTTGCCGGAGAGGCGCTTCTCAGGAGTGGCAGGTTCGAGGATGGTCTCTCCCATCTTGAGGATTACCTCAGATCCCATGCAGATGACGCAATACCAGCATATTTTGCAGGAATTGCATCTGAACACATGGGGAGGTACGGGGAGGCTATCCGGTACTACCAGAATGTCAGCGAGACGATCCCGGACGCGCTCTTCAGGCTCGGCTCTCTTCAGAATGCCACAGGCAGGAACCAGGATGCCGAAGAGACACTTGCCAGGTTCTGCGAGAAATATCCGGATGATATCGGGGCATGGTATACCCGTGCATCTGTGCTTGCGCACCTCGGCATGGATGAACCCGCTGGTGACGCACTCCAGGAAGCAATGAACCATGGTGCAGAGAGCCCCGGACTGCTGGTTGCAATGGAGGGGATTCTCACCCGTCTCGGGCGATTTGAGGATGCCGCAGATCTCTGCCGGACAATCACAGAACAGCATCCCGGGATGACCATGATCTACAGGAGGCTTGGGGAACTGCTGATGCTCCTTGGCCAGTACGATGATGCAGCAGGTGCATACAGAAAAGCGATTGCTGAGCATCCCGATGATCCGGTGCTCGTTCTTGCAGCAGCAAAAGCATTCCTCAGTGCCGAATCTCCCAAAGATGCACTGGATATCCTGAAAGCAGCCGGTGAGAAGCACTCAGATGATGCACGGATCTGGGCTGCCATGGGCGATGCACTGACCGCAGATGGTGAATATTCGCAGGCGGTCAAGGCATATGACCGTGCCATACAGGAAGATGAGATCCCGGCAACAATTCATCGGAGCAGGGCAACTGCACTGACGCTCTCGGGGAAGTGGAAGGAAGCCTGTGATGCCCTCTCCACCTATCTCATCAGGGAAGAGCATGATCTTGGCACCTGGCTTGAACTCGGCAGGCTGGCGGAATCTGTCGGTGACCTGAAACTGGCGGAAAAGGCATACCGAAAAGCAGCCGGCGTCCCCGGATCAGCATTTGCCAACGCCCGTGTCCTCTCACTCCTTGGCGATGATGAACGGGCACTCCAGCAGATGACAGATCTGCTTGGGGAAGAGCCGGACAATGTGGATTATCTCAGGTTCTCCTCCGCTCTCCTCCTCAAACTCGGACGGTTCGAGGAGGCGATCGACTCGTACTCACGTGCGTTGCATATGCGAAAGGCCGATCATGCGCTCGCCCGTGGGTATGCATCGGCACTGGAGTCTGCCGGCAGGTACCATGAAGCAGTCGAAGTTTATACAAAACTCAAAGAAGAAGAGCCTGAAGCCAAATCCACCATGTATGCGATCGGATCGCTCTATGCACATATCGGCAGATACCGGGAGGCTGCCCGGCAGTTCGACGAGCTCATCGATCACTATCCGGATGATGTCGCTGCCATTGTGAATCGCGCATCTGCTGCAGCATTGCTTGGCAAATATGATGACGCGCTTGACTATTACGAGAAAGCGCTCTCCATCGATTCGAAGAACGGCCCGCTCTGGAGTGCCCGCGGTGCAGTCCTCATGGCCCTTGCACGCTACAATGATGCACTCAAATCCTATGACAGGGCGATTGATCTCTCCCAGAATGAGGTCAATGCCTTGTACTGCAAAGGGCTCATCCTGAATTATGTCGGCAAAAAGGAGCAGGCCATGGCATGCTTTGATCAGATCACAGAAACAGAGCCGGACTATGCCCTTGCCTGGTACCAGAAGTCACGGATCTATGACAGCATCGGGGAGCGGCAGGAAGCGATGGAGTGCCTCGGGAAGGCTCTTGCGATCGATCCCGATATCTGA
- a CDS encoding 23S rRNA (pseudouridine(1915)-N(3))-methyltransferase RlmH, with protein sequence MMQIRIIAVGKARESWQKEGIADFIRRLSPYATVSMTDVPDQPSASSPGERRKAIAREGEALLAAAGKKPGLVLALDPSGTGMTSEAFAGFLQRSMIEGSSTLTFLIGGAEGLSEEIRSRSDHLLSLSQMTFTHTMVRLFLLEQIYRGFRIIRGEPYHR encoded by the coding sequence ATGATGCAGATCCGGATCATCGCCGTTGGCAAAGCCCGTGAATCATGGCAGAAGGAGGGGATCGCCGATTTCATCCGGCGGCTCTCCCCTTATGCCACGGTCAGTATGACAGATGTACCTGATCAGCCATCTGCATCATCACCCGGTGAGAGGAGAAAGGCCATTGCACGCGAGGGTGAAGCACTTCTTGCAGCCGCAGGAAAAAAACCCGGCCTTGTCCTTGCTCTTGACCCATCTGGCACCGGGATGACAAGCGAGGCTTTTGCAGGATTTCTTCAACGCTCCATGATCGAAGGCTCAAGCACGCTCACCTTTCTGATCGGGGGTGCTGAGGGCCTCTCTGAAGAGATCAGATCCAGATCTGATCATCTCCTCTCCCTCTCGCAGATGACCTTTACCCATACCATGGTTCGTCTTTTTCTCCTTGAACAGATCTACCGGGGGTTTCGGATCATCAGAGGAGAGCCCTACCACAGGTGA
- a CDS encoding sodium:solute symporter family protein: MEGLTVAVDALTISIVVAIYLLMIIGIGYYGYRKTKVAEDYMVAGRNTHPLVIALSYGATFISTAAIVGFGGVAANLGMGLIWLTVFNIGIGVFIAFVFFGKRIREAGKRLGAYTFPDLMGKAYKSPFLQFLSGIIIILSMPIYTAAILIGGARFIEVTLAIPYETALLGFGIIVGLYVVFGGLIAVMHTDALQGAIMLIGMSLLLVLTYVYLGGVVTAHTALTNMADLVPEGLAAAGHQGWTSMPALGSPIWMTLITTMVLGVGIGVLAQPQLIVRFMTARDDKSLHRATLIGGPFILMMTGVAFTVGALTNVYFYQKSGELAITAAGGNVDSIIPMYISSAMPDLFVIIFMLTLLCAAMSTLSSLYHTMGTALACDVWGRGRECALSLKANKRGIIIMMVISILVAFLLPGSIIARATVIFMGLCASAFLPAFINGLIARSPCVNGAKASVLIGAFVWFIWTLFVHAAESSVLGLSQFIFGVPSVLGHPWSVCNPLVIALPISLIVMVIFQIRHNRRMTS; the protein is encoded by the coding sequence ATGGAGGGGCTGACGGTGGCAGTTGATGCGTTGACCATCTCGATTGTGGTCGCAATCTACCTGCTTATGATCATCGGCATCGGGTACTATGGGTACCGCAAAACAAAGGTTGCCGAGGATTACATGGTTGCAGGGAGAAACACCCATCCGCTTGTCATCGCACTCTCCTATGGAGCAACCTTCATCTCCACTGCCGCGATCGTCGGGTTCGGCGGTGTTGCCGCCAATCTCGGGATGGGGCTGATCTGGCTTACCGTGTTTAATATTGGTATCGGTGTCTTCATTGCGTTTGTATTCTTCGGAAAACGTATCCGCGAGGCTGGAAAGAGACTTGGAGCCTATACCTTCCCTGATCTTATGGGAAAAGCCTATAAATCACCATTCCTGCAGTTTTTAAGTGGTATCATCATCATCCTTTCAATGCCTATCTACACCGCCGCCATCCTGATCGGAGGGGCACGATTCATTGAAGTCACACTCGCAATTCCCTATGAGACCGCGCTCCTTGGGTTTGGCATCATCGTCGGTTTATATGTCGTCTTTGGCGGTTTAATCGCTGTCATGCATACCGATGCACTGCAGGGCGCAATCATGCTCATTGGTATGAGCCTTCTCCTTGTCCTGACGTACGTCTATCTCGGAGGGGTGGTAACCGCACATACCGCACTCACGAACATGGCGGATCTCGTTCCTGAAGGGCTTGCCGCAGCCGGCCACCAGGGCTGGACATCCATGCCTGCACTCGGATCGCCGATCTGGATGACGTTGATCACCACCATGGTGCTGGGTGTCGGTATCGGTGTTCTTGCCCAGCCGCAGCTGATTGTCAGGTTCATGACTGCCCGTGACGACAAATCACTCCACCGCGCAACCCTGATCGGCGGGCCCTTCATCCTGATGATGACCGGTGTTGCCTTCACGGTAGGGGCACTGACAAACGTCTATTTCTACCAGAAGAGCGGGGAGCTTGCCATTACTGCAGCAGGCGGCAATGTCGATTCCATCATCCCGATGTATATCTCAAGTGCGATGCCTGATCTCTTTGTCATCATCTTCATGCTGACGCTCCTCTGTGCGGCGATGTCAACATTAAGTTCGCTCTACCACACAATGGGGACAGCACTTGCCTGCGATGTCTGGGGCAGGGGCAGGGAATGTGCCCTCTCGCTCAAAGCGAACAAACGCGGCATCATCATCATGATGGTCATCTCGATACTGGTTGCCTTCCTCCTTCCGGGGAGTATCATCGCCCGCGCAACCGTCATCTTCATGGGGCTCTGTGCATCGGCTTTCCTGCCCGCCTTCATCAACGGGCTCATCGCCAGGTCCCCCTGTGTCAATGGCGCAAAGGCATCAGTTCTCATCGGAGCCTTTGTCTGGTTCATCTGGACGCTCTTTGTCCATGCAGCAGAATCAAGCGTCCTTGGGTTATCCCAGTTCATATTCGGAGTTCCGTCAGTGCTCGGCCATCCCTGGAGCGTATGCAACCCGCTTGTCATCGCACTTCCAATATCACTCATCGTGATGGTCATCTTCCAGATACGGCATAACCGGAGGATGACGTCCTAA
- a CDS encoding symporter small accessory protein, translating to MFGIPDPFIWIAYLLAIGFAIACVVYGLLNWSNGGADGGS from the coding sequence ATGTTTGGTATTCCTGATCCGTTTATCTGGATTGCGTATCTGCTTGCGATTGGGTTTGCAATCGCATGCGTAGTGTATGGTCTCTTGAACTGGAGCAATGGAGGGGCTGACGGTGGCAGTTGA
- the msrB gene encoding peptide-methionine (R)-S-oxide reductase MsrB — MVKIYSVALDTMHEVEEISKSESEWKAVLDPLTYRVARRKDTEPPFTGIYHDCHKPGIYTCACCGTDLFRSEDKFDSGTGWPSFIRPVSEANIRIQPDMSLGFVRDEVLCALCSAHLGHVFDDGPHPTGLRYCMNSAALRLKTNSS; from the coding sequence ATGGTCAAAATATACTCGGTTGCTCTGGATACGATGCATGAAGTGGAGGAGATTAGCAAAAGTGAGAGTGAGTGGAAGGCGGTGCTCGATCCACTCACCTACCGGGTTGCACGCAGAAAGGATACCGAACCCCCATTCACCGGGATCTATCATGACTGCCACAAACCCGGCATCTATACCTGTGCATGTTGCGGGACAGATCTCTTTCGATCTGAAGACAAGTTCGACTCCGGCACCGGGTGGCCGAGTTTCATACGGCCTGTATCAGAGGCAAATATCCGGATTCAGCCGGATATGAGCCTCGGTTTTGTAAGGGATGAAGTCCTCTGTGCGCTCTGTTCAGCACACCTGGGCCATGTCTTTGATGACGGCCCGCACCCCACCGGGCTCAGGTACTGTATGAACTCTGCTGCGCTCAGGCTGAAAACCAATTCATCCTGA
- a CDS encoding V4R domain-containing protein encodes MSTGGNKLSIYGTEAGVRAVANPVRRKILDLLETGEQSFDRIVASSGRAKSTISAHLSDLVDEGIVGSRHGEDDERKKYFFLTSRCIGSFSPSDRLTDELEVYALEYRDGSIDPFALYKLVYRIFRVSLMMEGISIDPLLRRCGESVGEAIYPAVFAADTETLLSNLSLFWEHHQLGRIHDTTLEPLSFSVSNCFECAELPQLGRPACSFDTGLLSVIFSKHMGRTVHAVERECYAAGDSRCSFEFLFPDEEETGI; translated from the coding sequence ATGAGCACAGGCGGGAATAAACTATCGATATACGGGACAGAAGCAGGTGTCCGTGCAGTTGCCAATCCTGTCCGCCGGAAGATTCTGGATCTGCTGGAGACCGGCGAGCAGAGTTTCGATAGAATCGTTGCCTCATCCGGGAGGGCGAAATCGACGATCTCCGCACACCTTTCAGACCTTGTTGATGAGGGGATCGTCGGATCCCGGCATGGCGAGGATGACGAACGGAAAAAATACTTCTTTTTAACCTCCCGTTGTATCGGAAGCTTCTCTCCATCAGATCGCCTGACTGATGAGCTTGAAGTCTATGCTCTCGAGTACCGTGATGGTAGCATCGATCCCTTTGCCCTGTACAAACTCGTCTACAGGATATTCCGGGTCTCACTCATGATGGAAGGCATCTCTATCGATCCACTTCTCAGACGGTGCGGGGAATCTGTCGGGGAGGCGATCTACCCTGCGGTTTTTGCTGCCGATACAGAAACGCTCCTTTCAAACCTCTCTCTCTTCTGGGAGCATCATCAGCTTGGCAGGATTCACGACACCACCCTTGAACCGCTCTCCTTCTCAGTCTCAAACTGCTTTGAATGTGCCGAGCTCCCGCAGCTGGGGCGTCCTGCCTGTTCCTTTGATACCGGCCTCCTCTCGGTAATCTTTTCAAAACATATGGGGAGAACTGTTCATGCAGTCGAACGGGAATGTTATGCTGCCGGAGATTCCAGGTGCTCGTTTGAGTTTCTCTTCCCTGATGAAGAGGAGACTGGCATTTAA